The genomic stretch GGCGATGTTAGACCACATAAACCGCACCCGTCCCTGCCATATAGTTACAGTTGAAGACCCCATCGAATATCTGATTAAGGACAAAAAAGCAATCGTATCGCAAAGAGAAATAGGCATTGACGTAGAAGATTATGATAAGGCCTTAAAATATCTGATGCGACAGGACCCTGATGTAATCTATATCTCCGAAATACGCGATTGCAATGGCGTAATAGCTGCGATGAGGGCTGCGGAAACCGGTCATCTTGTTTTTGGAACAATACACTCGTCAAGCGCCTCTCACGCTGTGCAGCGACTTTTAGACCTCTTCCCTCAAAACGAAAGAGCCCTGGCAAGACAAACTTTGAGCTTGACTATTATGGCCATCGTTAGTCAGGTATTGTTGCCGAGCATCAGGGAGGGCGTTGGCAGGATACCAGTTGTTGAGATTCTTCTTGCAAACCCATCTGTCAGAAAATTGATTGCCGATGGACGCGAGGCCGATTTGCCGAACGTTATACGAAACTCGAAGGAAGAAGGTATGCAGGATATTACGGATAATCTCGTTAAATTTATAATGGACGGAAGCATCGAGCCGAAAGAGGCATATAAGTATGCGCCAAATGTAGAAGAATTAAAAATGGCGTTAAAGGGTATCAGGACCGATACTACCGGTATCTTGTGATTATAATGTACTACATTTTCGTAATGGAGTGTTTTTTATGATAGGTGCATCGATGACCGCTGTTGAATACGGCGGCTATATATCTATAGTTAAGTTTGTCATCTTTTTGCTTTTGTTTTTTCCGTGGCTGCCGTTGGTTACTTGGGTATTTCAGGATGCCAAGAACGTTGGAACAAAAGAGGTTTTTTGGACGGCTGTTGTTTTTGGCGCCGGAGCCGCAGCGGCAATAATTTGGCTCGTTACGCCTGTTTTC from Phycisphaerae bacterium encodes the following:
- a CDS encoding PilT/PilU family type 4a pilus ATPase; this encodes MTAKQDPNPDNEPALNKFFRVAIKTKASDLHLKVGQPPKLRIQGVLKDTTGEVMTEEGMKQLVFEILSPDQKESFLKTGTLDFAHEVGDEDRFRVNVFRQRNVISLAARRVSAEILPFEGLNLPPILEKISDSKHGLILTVGPTGCGKTTTVVAMLDHINRTRPCHIVTVEDPIEYLIKDKKAIVSQREIGIDVEDYDKALKYLMRQDPDVIYISEIRDCNGVIAAMRAAETGHLVFGTIHSSSASHAVQRLLDLFPQNERALARQTLSLTIMAIVSQVLLPSIREGVGRIPVVEILLANPSVRKLIADGREADLPNVIRNSKEEGMQDITDNLVKFIMDGSIEPKEAYKYAPNVEELKMALKGIRTDTTGIL